In a genomic window of Sardina pilchardus chromosome 20, fSarPil1.1, whole genome shotgun sequence:
- the mocs1 gene encoding molybdenum cofactor biosynthesis protein 1 isoform X2 → MALSSREFCLSLGKHAKTLGFYKRASELATQSNIPMVQRRWFSSATQEENKLSPSDPACSSAMSPKTNSAQVPGGIRRVLKAEVLPFSAFLTDSFGRRHNYLRISLTERCNLRCQYCMPEEGIKLTPRSQLLSTEEVLTLARLFVQEGVDKIRLTGGEPLIRPDVVHIIGEMRKLEGLKTIAITTNGVNLSRLLPGLKDAGVDLLNISLDSLVPAKFEFIARRKGFHKVMEGINKAIDMGYNIVKVNCVVMRGLNEDELLDFVALTEKKPLEVRFIEYMPFDGNRWNFKKMVSYQEMLDHIKQEWPNLELLRGAESDTAKIYKVPGFQGQIGFITSMSDHFCGSCNRLRITADGNLKVCLFGNSEVSLRDVLRSGASDAELLHIISAAVGRKKKQHAGMFNISKMKNRPMILIGG, encoded by the exons ATGGCTTTGAGCAGCAGGGAGTTCTGTCTTAGTTTAGGTAAACATGCAAAGACACTGGGATTTTATAAGCGGGCTTCTGAGCTGGCGACTCAAAGCAATATCCCAATGGTTCAGCGGCGGTGGTTTTCAAGTGCTACtcaagaagaaaacaaactgtCACCAAGTGACCCAGCATGCTCAAGTGCGATGTCACCGAAAACTAACTCTGCACAG GTCCCTGGGGGCATTAGACGAGTGTTAAAGGCTGAGGTCTTGCCTTTCTCAGCATTCTTGACGGACTCCTTTGGTCGGAGGCACAATTACCTGCGCATCTCACTGACTGAGAGGTGTAATCTTCGCT GCCAGTACTGTATGCCAGAGGAAGGGATTAAGCTGACGCCTCGTTCCCAGCTACTGAGTACTGAAGAAGTACTGACCCTGGCCAGACTCTTCGTTCAGGAGGGCGTGGACAAGATCCGCCTGACAGGGGGCGAGCCTCTTATCAGACCGGATGTGGTGCATATTATCG gtGAAATGCGGAAATTGGAAGGTTTGAAAACCATAGCCATAACGACTAATGGTGTGAATTTGAGTCGCCTCCTCCCCGGGTTAAAGGACGCTGGGGTGGATCTACTCAACATAAGCCTAGACTCTTTGGTGCCAGCCAAATTTGAGTTCATCGCCAGGCGAAAAG GGTTTCATAAAGTCATGGAGGGCATCAACAAAGCCATTGATATGGGATACAACATAGTCAAG GTGAACTGTGTGGTGATGCGTGGGCTGAATGAAGACGAGCTTCTTGACTTTGTAGCTCTGACAGAAAAAAAGCCCTTGGAAGTTAGGTTCATTGAGTACATGCCCTTTGATG GAAACAGGTGGAATTTTAAGAAGATGGTGAGCTATCAAGAGATGTTGGATCACATCAAGCAGGAATGGCCAAACCTGGAGCTTCTTCGTGGTGCAGAGTCCGACACTGCCAAG ATTTACAAAGTCCCAGGCTTCCAAGGCCAGATTGGTTTCATTACTTCCATGTCAGACCACTTCTGTGGCTCCTGCAACCGCCTACGTATCACAGCAGATGGCAACCTTAAG gtgtgtctgTTTGGGAACTCGGAGGTGTCTCTGAGAGACGTGCTCCGCTCTGGAGCCAGCGATGCCGAGCTGCTGCACATCATCTCTGCCGCTGTGGGCCGCAAGAAGAAGCAACACGCAG gcATGTTCAATATCTCTAAGATGAAGAACAGACCCATGATCCTCATCGGTGGGTGA
- the mocs1 gene encoding molybdenum cofactor biosynthesis protein 1 isoform X1 encodes MALSSREFCLSLGKHAKTLGFYKRASELATQSNIPMVQRRWFSSATQEENKLSPSDPACSSAMSPKTNSAQVPGGIRRVLKAEVLPFSAFLTDSFGRRHNYLRISLTERCNLRCQYCMPEEGIKLTPRSQLLSTEEVLTLARLFVQEGVDKIRLTGGEPLIRPDVVHIIGEMRKLEGLKTIAITTNGVNLSRLLPGLKDAGVDLLNISLDSLVPAKFEFIARRKGFHKVMEGINKAIDMGYNIVKVNCVVMRGLNEDELLDFVALTEKKPLEVRFIEYMPFDGNRWNFKKMVSYQEMLDHIKQEWPNLELLRGAESDTAKIYKVPGFQGQIGFITSMSDHFCGSCNRLRITADGNLKVCLFGNSEVSLRDVLRSGASDAELLHIISAAVGRKKKQHAGMFNISKMKNRPMILIGGLPRVLLLEPRETIDSVLDHPHLSESSVLSPTPTGLSLTDTQDAGRPLGAGTKAPETHRLVLANGNAEVTQKRAFVEASSCSRDGEVTIGPLRFSMSRTPLLGGASDFASETHTNEKTNTHKLLLGRDGHAALKTTAFLRQISACLPVAPSHAQGRFIKQPPPLLQRIHQTHSQAKDDAQQTKTVKDANQQTKSPPTSDVLTHTDARGQASMVDVSEKGTTRRSATASANVVLGRRAFGLVRDNQLAKGDALSVARLAGIMAAKQTASLIPLCHPLPLDHVAVSVELREDGQTAVVTATCRTRGQTGVEMEALTAVTVAALALYDMCKAVSRDIIITDVKLLAKTGGQRGDYQRHQT; translated from the exons ATGGCTTTGAGCAGCAGGGAGTTCTGTCTTAGTTTAGGTAAACATGCAAAGACACTGGGATTTTATAAGCGGGCTTCTGAGCTGGCGACTCAAAGCAATATCCCAATGGTTCAGCGGCGGTGGTTTTCAAGTGCTACtcaagaagaaaacaaactgtCACCAAGTGACCCAGCATGCTCAAGTGCGATGTCACCGAAAACTAACTCTGCACAG GTCCCTGGGGGCATTAGACGAGTGTTAAAGGCTGAGGTCTTGCCTTTCTCAGCATTCTTGACGGACTCCTTTGGTCGGAGGCACAATTACCTGCGCATCTCACTGACTGAGAGGTGTAATCTTCGCT GCCAGTACTGTATGCCAGAGGAAGGGATTAAGCTGACGCCTCGTTCCCAGCTACTGAGTACTGAAGAAGTACTGACCCTGGCCAGACTCTTCGTTCAGGAGGGCGTGGACAAGATCCGCCTGACAGGGGGCGAGCCTCTTATCAGACCGGATGTGGTGCATATTATCG gtGAAATGCGGAAATTGGAAGGTTTGAAAACCATAGCCATAACGACTAATGGTGTGAATTTGAGTCGCCTCCTCCCCGGGTTAAAGGACGCTGGGGTGGATCTACTCAACATAAGCCTAGACTCTTTGGTGCCAGCCAAATTTGAGTTCATCGCCAGGCGAAAAG GGTTTCATAAAGTCATGGAGGGCATCAACAAAGCCATTGATATGGGATACAACATAGTCAAG GTGAACTGTGTGGTGATGCGTGGGCTGAATGAAGACGAGCTTCTTGACTTTGTAGCTCTGACAGAAAAAAAGCCCTTGGAAGTTAGGTTCATTGAGTACATGCCCTTTGATG GAAACAGGTGGAATTTTAAGAAGATGGTGAGCTATCAAGAGATGTTGGATCACATCAAGCAGGAATGGCCAAACCTGGAGCTTCTTCGTGGTGCAGAGTCCGACACTGCCAAG ATTTACAAAGTCCCAGGCTTCCAAGGCCAGATTGGTTTCATTACTTCCATGTCAGACCACTTCTGTGGCTCCTGCAACCGCCTACGTATCACAGCAGATGGCAACCTTAAG gtgtgtctgTTTGGGAACTCGGAGGTGTCTCTGAGAGACGTGCTCCGCTCTGGAGCCAGCGATGCCGAGCTGCTGCACATCATCTCTGCCGCTGTGGGCCGCAAGAAGAAGCAACACGCAG gcATGTTCAATATCTCTAAGATGAAGAACAGACCCATGATCCTCATCG gTGGATTACCCAGAGTGCTGTTGCTGGAGCCAAGGGAAACAATCGACTCTGTTCTAGATCACCCTCATTTATCAGAGTCCAGCGTCCTCTCACCGACCCCAACAGGACTATCCCTCACAGACACTCAAGATGCAGGTCGCCCTCTGGGGGCAGGCACTAAAGCACCAGAAACGCATAGATTAGTTTTGGCCAATGGAAATGCTGAGGTCACTCAGAAGAGAGCCTTTGTTGAGGCCAGTAGTTGCTCAAGAGACGGGGAAGTGACCATAGGTCCTCTCAGGTTTTCTATGTCCAGAACTCCATTGTTAGGGGGAGCCTCTGATTTTGCTTCCGAAacgcacacaaatgaaaaaacaaacacgcacaaactTCTTCTTGGCCGTGACGGCCACGCTGCTCTAAAGACTACTGCTTTTTTACGCCAAATTTCCGCATGTCTCCCGGTAGCGCCCTCCCATGCTCAGGGCCGTTTTATCAAGCAGCCACCACCACTACTGCAAAGAATCCATCAGACTCATAGCCAAGCTAAGGATGACGCTCAACAGACGAAGACTGTTAAAGATGCCAATCAACAGACGAAGAGCCCCCCGACATCCGACGTGTTGACTCACACCGACGCGCGGGGTCAAGCCTCCATGGTGGACGTGAGCGAGAAAGGCACGACGCGACGCTCGGCGACGGCCAGTGCCAACGTGGTGCTGGGGCGCCGAGCTTTCGGCTTGGTGCGAGACAACCAGCTGGCCAAGGGCGACGCGTTGAGCGTGGCACGACTGGCGGGCATCATGGCCGCCAAGCAGACGGCGTCACTCATTCCGCTGTGCCACCCTCTGCCGCTTGACCACGTCGCCGTCTCCGTCGAGCTACGGGAGGATGGGCAAACGGCCGTCGTCACGGCTACCTGCCGCACCAGAGGCCAGACCGGTGTGGAGATGGAGGCGCTGACGGCTGTTACCGTGGCAGCACTGGCCCTTTATGACATGTGCAAGGCTGTCAGTCGTGACATCATCATCACCGATGTCAAACTGCTTGCCAAGACAGGGGGTCAGAGAGGAGACTACCAGCGACACCAGACTTGA
- the fosl2 gene encoding fos-related antigen 2 isoform X2: MRTLDWLRKDYPGNYDTSSRSSASPAQPESFTSGSSIGSPISTSSYQKHRVDMPGSSSAFIPTINAITTSQDLQWMVQPTVITSMSNPYTHSHPYRLPVSSGSALLGHTALSRPGVIRSIGDARGRRKRDEQLTPEEEEKRRVRRERNKLAAAKCRNRRRELTEMLQGETEKLEEEKADLQKEIETLQKEKDKLEFMLVAHNPVCKLPPEDRHEVDPRQCAPLPLTMRAPAHRYHVSHLNPVVVKQEPLEDDDDDDEDDDEDDDEVGALQPSVIKPIAMGGGMFCSDGESLNTPVVGASTPVSTPSAASLIFTYPSMLEPESPSPSSESCSKAHRRSSSSGGDQSSDSLNSPTLLAL; the protein is encoded by the exons atGCGAACCCTGGACTGGCTGCGGAAA GACTACCCCGGGAATTACGACACATCCTCCCGCAGCAGCGCGTCTCCGGCTCAGCCAGAATCCTTCACAAGCGGCAGCAGTATCGGCAGTCCAATTTCTACCTCAAGCTATCAG AAACACCGGGTCGATATGCCGGGCTCGAGTAGTGCCTTTATTCCCACTATTAACGCCATCACCACCAGCCAGGACCTGCAGTGGATGGTTCAACCCACAGTCATCACCTCAATGTCCAacccgtacacacactcacacccatacaGGCTCCCTGTGTCCAGCGGTAGCGCTCTCCTGGGCCACACAGCGCTGTCCCGGCCCGGAGTGATCCGCTCCATCGGGGACGCTCGTGGTCGACGCAAGAGAGATGAGCAA TTGaccccagaggaggaggagaagagaagagtgagaagGGAGAGGAACAAACTGGCTGCGGCCAAGTGCCGCAATCGGAGGAGAGAGCTCACAGAGATGCTTCAAGGA GAGACTGAGAAGCTTGAAGAGGAGAAGGCAGATCTGCAGAAAGAGATCGAGACGCTCCAGAAGGAGAAGGACAAGCTGGAGTTCATGCTGGTGGCCCACAACCCCGTGTGCAAGCTCCCTCCCGAGGACCGGCACGAGGTCGACCCGCGGCAGTGCGCTCCTCTGCCGCTGACCATGCGCGCCCCGGCACATCGCTACCACGTGAGCCACCTCAACCCGGTCGTGGTGAAACAGGAACCTCtggaggacgacgacgacgacgacgaagaCGACGACGAAGACGACGACGAGGTCGGCGCGCTCCAGCCGTCCGTCATCAAGCCCATCGCCATGGGAGGCGGCATGTTCTGCTCGGATGGCGAGAGCCTCAACACACCGGTGGTGGGCGCGTCCACCCCAGTGTCCACTCCCAGCGCGGCCAGCCTCATCTTCACCTACCCCAGCATGCTGGAGCCGGAGAGCCCCTCCCCGTCGTCTGAGTCCTGCTCAAAGGCCCACCGccgtagcagcagcagcggagggGATCAGTCCTCCGATTCACTCAACTCTCCCACCCTCCTGGCTCTCTAA
- the fosl2 gene encoding fos-related antigen 2 isoform X1 yields the protein MRTLDWLRKDYPGNYDTSSRSSASPAQPESFTSGSSIGSPISTSSYQKHRVDMPGSSSAFIPTINAITTSQDLQWMVQPTVITSMSNPYTHSHPYRLPVSSGSALLGHTALSRPGVIRSIGDARGRRKRDEQVRHFWLTPEEEEKRRVRRERNKLAAAKCRNRRRELTEMLQGETEKLEEEKADLQKEIETLQKEKDKLEFMLVAHNPVCKLPPEDRHEVDPRQCAPLPLTMRAPAHRYHVSHLNPVVVKQEPLEDDDDDDEDDDEDDDEVGALQPSVIKPIAMGGGMFCSDGESLNTPVVGASTPVSTPSAASLIFTYPSMLEPESPSPSSESCSKAHRRSSSSGGDQSSDSLNSPTLLAL from the exons atGCGAACCCTGGACTGGCTGCGGAAA GACTACCCCGGGAATTACGACACATCCTCCCGCAGCAGCGCGTCTCCGGCTCAGCCAGAATCCTTCACAAGCGGCAGCAGTATCGGCAGTCCAATTTCTACCTCAAGCTATCAG AAACACCGGGTCGATATGCCGGGCTCGAGTAGTGCCTTTATTCCCACTATTAACGCCATCACCACCAGCCAGGACCTGCAGTGGATGGTTCAACCCACAGTCATCACCTCAATGTCCAacccgtacacacactcacacccatacaGGCTCCCTGTGTCCAGCGGTAGCGCTCTCCTGGGCCACACAGCGCTGTCCCGGCCCGGAGTGATCCGCTCCATCGGGGACGCTCGTGGTCGACGCAAGAGAGATGAGCAAGTGAGACACTTTTGG TTGaccccagaggaggaggagaagagaagagtgagaagGGAGAGGAACAAACTGGCTGCGGCCAAGTGCCGCAATCGGAGGAGAGAGCTCACAGAGATGCTTCAAGGA GAGACTGAGAAGCTTGAAGAGGAGAAGGCAGATCTGCAGAAAGAGATCGAGACGCTCCAGAAGGAGAAGGACAAGCTGGAGTTCATGCTGGTGGCCCACAACCCCGTGTGCAAGCTCCCTCCCGAGGACCGGCACGAGGTCGACCCGCGGCAGTGCGCTCCTCTGCCGCTGACCATGCGCGCCCCGGCACATCGCTACCACGTGAGCCACCTCAACCCGGTCGTGGTGAAACAGGAACCTCtggaggacgacgacgacgacgacgaagaCGACGACGAAGACGACGACGAGGTCGGCGCGCTCCAGCCGTCCGTCATCAAGCCCATCGCCATGGGAGGCGGCATGTTCTGCTCGGATGGCGAGAGCCTCAACACACCGGTGGTGGGCGCGTCCACCCCAGTGTCCACTCCCAGCGCGGCCAGCCTCATCTTCACCTACCCCAGCATGCTGGAGCCGGAGAGCCCCTCCCCGTCGTCTGAGTCCTGCTCAAAGGCCCACCGccgtagcagcagcagcggagggGATCAGTCCTCCGATTCACTCAACTCTCCCACCCTCCTGGCTCTCTAA